From a single Fusobacterium ulcerans ATCC 49185 genomic region:
- a CDS encoding alanine/glycine:cation symporter family protein, with translation MESIRVIINFVNNLLWGKNILVVMLIGTAVYFTFKTKFMQFRLFGDIVRILKGNGDEKRDGVSSLETFFLGTACRVGAGNISGVVAAVSIGGPGALFWMWLVALLGASTSFVESSLAVMYRTKIKDGEYQGGTPWIIKKRLNMKWLGAVYVVASIVCYIGVIQVMSNSVTESVVSAYGFNPKIIAVILAVVVGLIIFGKSKKDKIILALNKIVPVMAIMYLIVVIYVIVTNITGIPAMIGNVFYQAFGGKEFLGGAVGGIIMQGVRRGLFSNEAGSGNSNYAAAVVDIDEPAKQGMVQALGVFVDTLVICSATAFVILLADTEVVNGLSGMTLFQESLKNHIGWIGIPFTVVVLFFFSLSTILGVTYYGKNAMNFISSKPIVKEVYHVVVVLMVYIGGIEQNFFVWSLADFGLGIMTVINIVCILPISGEALIELKKYEKKLKNSKRA, from the coding sequence TTGGAAAGTATAAGAGTAATAATCAATTTTGTAAATAATTTGTTGTGGGGGAAAAATATATTAGTTGTTATGTTGATAGGAACAGCTGTATATTTTACTTTCAAAACAAAGTTTATGCAATTTAGATTATTTGGAGATATAGTAAGGATACTGAAGGGAAATGGAGATGAGAAAAGAGATGGAGTCAGTTCATTAGAAACCTTTTTCTTAGGAACAGCTTGCAGAGTAGGAGCAGGGAATATATCTGGAGTTGTGGCAGCGGTGTCTATTGGAGGACCAGGAGCACTTTTTTGGATGTGGTTGGTAGCTCTTCTTGGAGCATCAACATCTTTTGTTGAATCAAGTCTTGCTGTTATGTACAGAACTAAAATAAAAGATGGTGAATATCAAGGTGGAACTCCTTGGATAATAAAAAAAAGACTTAATATGAAATGGCTTGGAGCTGTATATGTAGTTGCATCTATTGTATGTTATATAGGAGTTATACAGGTAATGTCTAATTCAGTAACAGAATCAGTAGTTAGTGCTTATGGATTTAATCCTAAAATAATAGCTGTTATATTAGCTGTTGTTGTTGGATTGATAATATTTGGAAAAAGTAAAAAAGATAAAATAATATTGGCACTTAATAAAATAGTTCCTGTGATGGCTATAATGTATCTTATAGTAGTAATTTATGTTATTGTTACTAATATAACAGGAATTCCAGCAATGATTGGAAATGTGTTTTACCAAGCTTTTGGAGGAAAAGAGTTTTTAGGTGGAGCAGTTGGTGGGATTATTATGCAGGGAGTAAGAAGAGGTTTATTTTCTAATGAGGCAGGAAGCGGAAATTCTAACTATGCAGCAGCAGTGGTTGATATAGATGAGCCAGCTAAACAGGGAATGGTACAGGCTCTAGGTGTTTTTGTGGATACTCTTGTAATATGCAGTGCAACAGCTTTTGTTATTTTATTAGCTGATACAGAAGTTGTAAATGGACTTTCTGGAATGACTCTTTTTCAAGAATCGTTAAAAAATCATATAGGATGGATAGGAATACCATTTACTGTAGTTGTGTTATTTTTCTTTTCTTTAAGTACAATATTAGGTGTTACATATTATGGAAAAAATGCTATGAATTTTATAAGTTCTAAACCAATTGTAAAAGAAGTATATCATGTAGTAGTTGTTCTTATGGTTTATATTGGTGGAATAGAACAAAATTTCTTTGTTTGGTCTTTGGCAGATTTTGGATTGGGAATAATGACTGTAATTAATATAGTGTGTATTTTACCTATTTCTGGAGAGGCTTTAATTGAATTGAAAAAATATGAAAAAAAGCTTAAAAATAGTAAAAGAGCCTAA
- a CDS encoding response regulator translates to MKNKILIIDDSKDIIFAISEFFLMKDWEVYTALSMEEALKIVSTKELDIIIIDYHMPYINGVLGVKLIRQMNEDVSIIALTIEGLENIAEEFFLAGADDFAIKPIKVLDLYSRVNVHLNKNKTKEPSPEVLTVKKEKYGDYKKGISVNTISLIENKMKQIDAYTTIEEISEATGLASQTVNKYMNYLVEIEMVDLKIIYGKIGRPRNEYYWKK, encoded by the coding sequence ATGAAAAACAAAATTCTTATTATAGATGATTCTAAGGATATTATTTTTGCTATCTCAGAATTTTTTCTCATGAAAGATTGGGAAGTATATACTGCTCTTTCAATGGAAGAAGCTTTAAAAATAGTAAGTACTAAGGAGCTTGATATTATAATAATTGACTATCATATGCCATATATAAATGGAGTCCTTGGAGTAAAATTAATAAGGCAGATGAATGAAGATGTATCTATAATAGCTCTTACTATTGAAGGATTGGAAAATATTGCTGAAGAATTTTTTCTTGCTGGAGCTGATGATTTTGCTATAAAGCCTATTAAAGTTCTTGATTTATATTCAAGAGTAAATGTTCATCTTAACAAGAACAAAACTAAAGAGCCTTCTCCTGAAGTTTTAACAGTAAAAAAAGAAAAATATGGAGATTATAAAAAAGGTATAAGTGTAAATACTATTTCATTAATAGAAAATAAAATGAAACAGATAGATGCTTATACCACAATTGAAGAAATATCAGAAGCTACTGGTCTTGCTTCTCAGACAGTAAACAAATATATGAATTATCTTGTTGAAATAGAAATGGTTGATTTAAAAATTATTTATGGAAAAATTGGAAGACCCAGAAATGAATATTACTGGAAAAAATAA
- a CDS encoding sensor histidine kinase, producing the protein MKIFGKKFHIQIHKTELSLGILMVLISIVLPNFLLYKNFDIYDSLEKSIDFWDKEYLLHAAFGLVFLNTIKAFPIFFSVFLLMDSIDIEINGKLNNTLKVIFGMVIIQIIYFIIYKVYYDMEYYFGKVSILEMIYLAFHSSNRFKNINLFKRNIVLLLVFTGIQWLDITKYFSVLDYKSTGEIFFDLKNISSLMEADNILNLIGFLFFILFFIFSITLLLVFFEQERRQNIYKKEKDMTKALSDLKLQEVENRYLKEIQYLVHDLKTPLFSMGTLIEILDMQEENEKKKDYYNRIEKSLERCNIMVSEILRDTHKNPIDINKVFNFILSYLSTHRCIEFLTYNNYCTGRKIKVNKIVFSRAITNLIINSYEAFTEYENNKIELTVKDYKKFILIKIEDYGKGMSEKELENAFINGFSTKNSSGVGLNFVKTVMEEHKCKIFIKNRKNRGIGVYIIMHGEVLENEKQNSYYR; encoded by the coding sequence ATGAAAATTTTTGGGAAAAAATTTCATATTCAAATTCATAAAACAGAACTTTCATTGGGGATACTCATGGTATTAATAAGTATCGTTCTACCAAATTTTTTGTTATATAAAAATTTTGATATTTACGATTCACTAGAAAAAAGTATAGATTTCTGGGATAAAGAATATCTTCTTCATGCAGCTTTTGGATTAGTTTTTCTAAATACCATAAAAGCATTTCCAATATTTTTTTCTGTTTTCTTACTTATGGATTCTATAGATATTGAAATAAATGGAAAATTAAATAATACTTTGAAAGTCATCTTTGGAATGGTGATAATTCAAATAATTTATTTTATAATCTACAAAGTCTACTATGATATGGAGTATTATTTTGGTAAAGTATCAATACTTGAAATGATTTATCTTGCATTTCATTCAAGCAATCGTTTTAAAAATATCAATTTATTTAAAAGAAATATTGTTCTTCTTTTAGTTTTTACTGGTATTCAATGGCTTGATATTACAAAATACTTTTCTGTATTGGATTATAAATCAACTGGAGAAATATTTTTTGACTTGAAGAATATTTCATCATTAATGGAAGCTGATAACATTCTAAATTTAATTGGTTTTTTATTTTTTATACTTTTCTTTATTTTTTCTATAACTTTACTTCTTGTATTCTTTGAACAGGAAAGAAGGCAAAATATATACAAGAAAGAAAAAGATATGACAAAAGCTCTTTCAGATCTTAAATTACAAGAAGTTGAAAATAGATATCTAAAAGAAATTCAATATTTAGTTCACGATTTAAAGACTCCATTATTTTCTATGGGAACTCTTATTGAAATACTTGATATGCAGGAAGAAAATGAAAAGAAAAAAGATTATTATAATAGAATTGAAAAATCTTTAGAAAGATGTAATATAATGGTATCTGAGATTTTAAGGGATACTCATAAAAATCCGATTGATATAAATAAGGTATTTAATTTTATTCTTTCCTATCTATCTACACACAGATGTATTGAATTTTTAACTTATAATAATTACTGTACTGGAAGAAAAATAAAAGTTAATAAAATAGTTTTTTCAAGAGCCATAACTAATCTTATTATAAATTCTTATGAAGCCTTTACTGAATATGAAAATAATAAAATTGAACTTACTGTAAAAGATTATAAAAAATTTATACTTATAAAAATTGAGGACTATGGAAAGGGAATGTCTGAAAAAGAGTTAGAAAATGCTTTTATAAATGGTTTTTCAACAAAGAACTCCAGTGGAGTAGGTTTGAATTTTGTAAAAACAGTTATGGAAGAACACAAATGTAAAATATTTATTAAAAATAGAAAAAATAGAGGTATTGGAGTATATATTATTATGCATGGGGAGGTTTTAGAAAATGAAAAACAAAATTCTTATTATAGATGA
- the ggt gene encoding gamma-glutamyltransferase codes for MISLKRFMKVGSVIVGLMTSIFTVSNAAHPLNLYGRHAEGKNGVVAAAKPEVSQIGVEVLKKGGNAVDAAVATAFAISVFEPNASGIGGGGFMLIRMAKTGKTVVIDYREKAPAKATPDMFVLDENGKVVNDEITVGGKASGVPGTVAGLLTALEKYGTMKRADVMAPAIKYAKEGIPVTVNLESIIKDNYEKLAQFDAAAEIYLKDGLPYEIGDTIKNPDLAATLTKISKEGKKAFYEGEIAKKIADEVQKQGGLMTVEDLKNYTIEEREPVVGKYRDYTIISCPPASSGGTHIVQLLNMVENYDLKGMGDNTPESWHVWAESMRQAFADRAEYMGDTAYVKVPLKGLTSKEYAKDLVKKIDLEKAGKDIKAGDPSKYESGSTTHFSVMDKEGNMVAVTQTINYFFGSGVMVPGTGIMMNNEMDDFVPQKNMKNSIEGGKRPLSSMSPTLVLDPKNRPLMTIGSPGATRIIPAVALTISNVIDHGMTIQEAINAPRIAQFQSGKLNLEGRVSHESYNKLKEMGHEINVRDSYDAYFGGVHGVMMDYDTKTLQGGADPRRDGQAAAF; via the coding sequence ATGATTTCGTTGAAGAGATTTATGAAAGTTGGTAGTGTGATTGTTGGTTTAATGACAAGTATTTTTACAGTATCTAATGCAGCACATCCATTAAATCTTTATGGAAGACATGCTGAAGGAAAAAATGGAGTAGTAGCAGCAGCTAAACCAGAAGTATCACAAATAGGAGTAGAAGTATTAAAAAAAGGCGGAAATGCTGTAGATGCTGCAGTAGCTACTGCATTTGCTATCAGTGTTTTTGAACCAAATGCCTCTGGAATAGGTGGAGGAGGATTTATGTTAATTAGAATGGCTAAGACAGGAAAAACAGTAGTCATAGATTACAGAGAAAAGGCTCCAGCTAAAGCAACACCAGATATGTTTGTACTTGATGAAAATGGAAAGGTAGTAAATGATGAAATAACTGTTGGAGGAAAAGCTTCAGGAGTTCCAGGAACAGTAGCAGGACTTTTAACTGCATTGGAAAAATATGGAACAATGAAAAGAGCAGATGTTATGGCTCCAGCTATAAAATATGCAAAAGAAGGTATTCCAGTAACTGTAAATTTAGAAAGTATAATAAAAGATAATTATGAGAAACTTGCACAATTTGATGCAGCAGCAGAAATATATTTAAAAGATGGACTTCCTTATGAAATAGGGGATACTATAAAGAATCCTGATTTAGCAGCAACTCTTACAAAGATTTCAAAAGAAGGTAAAAAAGCTTTCTATGAAGGTGAGATCGCTAAAAAAATAGCTGATGAAGTTCAAAAGCAAGGTGGTCTTATGACAGTTGAAGACCTTAAAAATTATACAATAGAAGAGAGAGAACCAGTAGTTGGAAAATATAGAGATTATACTATTATTTCTTGCCCACCAGCAAGTTCTGGAGGAACTCATATAGTACAACTTTTAAATATGGTTGAAAACTATGATCTTAAAGGAATGGGAGATAATACTCCTGAAAGTTGGCATGTATGGGCTGAAAGTATGAGACAAGCCTTTGCAGATAGAGCTGAATATATGGGAGATACTGCTTATGTAAAAGTTCCTTTAAAAGGTCTTACATCTAAAGAATATGCAAAAGATCTTGTTAAAAAAATAGATTTAGAAAAAGCTGGAAAAGATATAAAAGCTGGAGATCCTAGCAAATATGAAAGTGGAAGTACAACTCACTTTTCTGTAATGGATAAAGAAGGAAATATGGTTGCAGTAACTCAAACTATTAATTATTTCTTTGGTTCTGGAGTTATGGTACCTGGAACTGGAATAATGATGAATAATGAAATGGATGATTTTGTTCCTCAAAAAAATATGAAGAACTCTATTGAAGGTGGAAAAAGACCTCTAAGTAGTATGTCACCTACTTTAGTTCTTGACCCTAAAAATAGACCACTTATGACAATAGGTTCTCCAGGAGCTACAAGAATTATACCAGCAGTAGCATTAACTATAAGCAATGTAATAGATCATGGAATGACTATTCAAGAAGCTATTAATGCACCAAGAATAGCTCAATTTCAATCTGGGAAATTGAATCTTGAAGGAAGAGTATCACATGAATCATATAATAAATTGAAAGAAATGGGACATGAAATAAATGTTAGAGATAGTTATGATGCTTATTTTGGAGGAGTTCATGGAGTAATGATGGATTATGATACAAAAACTCTTCAAGGTGGAGCAGATCCAAGAAGAGATGGGCAGGCAGCAGCATTTTAA
- the ggt gene encoding gamma-glutamyltransferase — MKKRFFFASVIAALALSLAACTTTQTNLGDKGTASVVQQSKEWVPYDAAGNILRSDRDATGINGVVSTGKYEATKIGVEIIKQGGNAIDAAVAAGFALGICEPQSSGIGGGGFMVIRFAKTGETKFIDFREIAPKNATPDMWKEDKDGNVIGNEKVVGGKSIGVPGEVKGMLYALEKYGTMSREKVMQPAIDLAENGYKVSAVLNRDMKNSFERIEQYPETAEIYLDGGLPFEVGSVLKNPDLANTLRKIMKNGEKAFYEGEIAEAIVKSAQDAGGPLTMEDMKDYNIRVSDPLVGHYRGYEIITSAPPSSGGAHIIQILNILENYDMKNIKPGSAEYYHLFSEAIKMAFADRAKFCGDTEFVDVPVDGIISKDYAKELVKKLDMKKSKDYLAGNPWKWNESKDTTHYSIVDKEGNIVAVTKTVNDVFASGVVAEGTGILLNDEMDDFDTGHGKANSVEPGKKPLSSMSPTIVLKDGKPVMSLGAPGSTRIITGVAQVISLVLDYGMDIQEAINFPRIHDDYQELVYETRIDPAVIAKLKAMGHTVVEEGEWFEYPCVQGVTMGEDGKLRGGADPRRDGKALGF; from the coding sequence ATGAAAAAAAGATTCTTTTTTGCAAGTGTCATAGCAGCATTAGCATTGTCATTAGCAGCATGTACAACTACTCAAACAAATTTAGGAGATAAAGGGACAGCTTCAGTAGTTCAACAATCAAAAGAGTGGGTTCCTTATGATGCAGCAGGAAATATTTTAAGAAGTGATAGAGATGCAACAGGTATAAATGGAGTTGTTTCAACTGGGAAATATGAAGCAACAAAAATAGGGGTAGAGATAATAAAACAAGGTGGAAATGCAATAGATGCTGCAGTTGCTGCTGGATTTGCATTAGGAATATGCGAGCCTCAATCTTCTGGAATTGGAGGAGGAGGATTTATGGTAATCCGTTTTGCTAAGACTGGAGAAACTAAATTTATAGATTTTAGAGAAATAGCACCTAAAAATGCAACACCTGATATGTGGAAAGAAGATAAAGATGGAAATGTAATAGGAAATGAAAAAGTTGTTGGTGGAAAATCTATAGGAGTTCCAGGTGAAGTAAAAGGAATGTTATATGCATTAGAAAAGTATGGAACTATGTCAAGAGAAAAAGTTATGCAACCAGCAATTGATTTGGCAGAAAATGGATATAAAGTATCAGCAGTCTTAAATAGAGATATGAAAAATTCTTTTGAAAGGATAGAACAATATCCAGAAACAGCTGAAATATATTTAGATGGAGGGCTTCCATTTGAAGTAGGATCTGTATTGAAAAATCCAGATTTAGCTAATACTTTGAGAAAAATAATGAAAAATGGAGAAAAAGCTTTTTATGAAGGAGAAATAGCAGAGGCAATAGTAAAGTCAGCACAAGATGCTGGAGGACCTCTAACTATGGAAGATATGAAAGATTATAATATAAGAGTGAGTGATCCATTAGTAGGACATTACAGAGGATATGAAATAATAACATCAGCACCACCTTCATCAGGGGGAGCACATATAATTCAAATTCTTAATATTTTAGAAAACTATGATATGAAAAATATAAAACCGGGATCAGCAGAATACTATCATTTATTCTCAGAAGCAATTAAAATGGCTTTTGCTGATAGAGCAAAATTCTGTGGAGATACAGAGTTTGTAGATGTTCCAGTTGATGGAATAATTTCTAAAGATTATGCAAAAGAACTTGTAAAAAAATTGGATATGAAAAAATCTAAAGATTATTTGGCAGGAAATCCATGGAAATGGAATGAATCAAAAGATACAACACATTATTCAATAGTTGATAAAGAAGGAAATATAGTAGCTGTTACAAAAACTGTCAATGATGTTTTTGCATCAGGAGTGGTAGCTGAAGGAACTGGAATACTTTTAAATGATGAAATGGATGATTTTGATACTGGACATGGAAAAGCTAACTCAGTAGAACCAGGTAAAAAACCTTTAAGTTCAATGAGTCCTACAATAGTATTAAAAGATGGAAAACCAGTAATGAGTTTAGGTGCTCCAGGGTCTACTAGAATAATAACAGGAGTAGCTCAGGTAATAAGTCTTGTTCTTGATTATGGAATGGATATCCAAGAAGCAATAAACTTCCCAAGAATTCATGATGACTATCAAGAATTAGTATATGAAACAAGGATAGATCCAGCTGTTATAGCAAAATTAAAGGCTATGGGACATACAGTAGTAGAAGAAGGAGAATGGTTTGAATATCCATGTGTTCAAGGTGTAACAATGGGAGAAGATGGAAAACTTAGAGGAGGAGCAGATCCTAGAAGAGATGGTAAAGCTCTTGGATTCTAA
- a CDS encoding DUF6305 family protein, whose translation MKKLLTVLMFVLTAMAAMAAKFEKPIMLTSVGQSADVQMVKALLKKGGLESGFDKSITAEGLTNEKTLILAIGGSSKGLGAAGIKVEDELDRTAKLIKGARDKGIKIIGMHIGGAARRGELSDKFVNAAAPNVDYLIIVEEGNKDGLFTKMSTEKNIPMDTVPKITNAVEPLKKAFE comes from the coding sequence ATGAAAAAATTATTAACAGTATTGATGTTTGTATTAACAGCAATGGCAGCAATGGCAGCAAAATTTGAAAAACCAATAATGCTTACTTCAGTAGGACAAAGTGCTGATGTACAAATGGTAAAGGCTTTATTAAAAAAAGGTGGATTAGAATCTGGCTTTGACAAATCAATAACAGCAGAAGGATTGACAAATGAAAAAACTTTAATACTTGCTATTGGAGGAAGTTCAAAAGGTCTTGGAGCAGCTGGAATAAAAGTTGAAGATGAACTTGACAGAACTGCTAAATTAATAAAAGGTGCAAGAGATAAAGGAATAAAAATAATTGGAATGCACATTGGTGGAGCAGCAAGAAGAGGAGAATTATCTGACAAATTCGTAAATGCAGCAGCACCAAATGTAGATTATTTAATCATTGTAGAAGAAGGAAATAAAGACGGTTTATTTACAAAGATGTCAACTGAAAAGAATATTCCTATGGATACAGTTCCAAAGATTACTAATGCAGTAGAACCTTTGAAGAAAGCATTTGAATAA
- a CDS encoding TRAP transporter large permease subunit — translation MSLELILFLAMVAVFMIACFAAKLPVSIAMVLSSITATLIAGKGIPVRHLIEGTFGYIDTILVIATAMIFMKVIQEIGTLNALSASIIRKFHKTPWLLLVLLMFISMFPGMITGSSTASVLTAGSIVAPILMLIGIPMIETATIIALGGILGMIAPPVNVPAMIIGGGIDMPYVGFTIPLLLLTVPVAIFSVLYLGLKHVNKIDYSEIKNEIDFTAIDEYGMKLYIPIIIAMFLMTMDKVAPSLFGLGMPLIFILSAISGLFCGKKINFFKVSKEAVNQTLPVMGILMGVGMFIQVMTLTGVRGYIVVNSLSLPPSLIYIAMAVTIPLFGAVSSFGAASVLGVPFLMVFLSQNQIITGSAISFIASLGDLMPPTALAGIFAAQVVGMKDYTPVLRKAAVPAVVIIVYSIIMIIFSNQLGSIIY, via the coding sequence ATGTCACTTGAACTTATATTGTTTTTAGCTATGGTAGCTGTCTTTATGATTGCATGTTTTGCAGCGAAATTACCAGTGAGTATAGCTATGGTATTATCATCTATAACAGCAACACTGATAGCAGGAAAAGGTATTCCTGTAAGACACTTAATTGAGGGAACTTTTGGATATATTGATACAATTCTTGTAATAGCAACAGCTATGATCTTTATGAAGGTTATTCAAGAGATAGGGACATTGAATGCTTTAAGTGCTTCAATAATCCGTAAGTTTCATAAAACACCATGGCTTTTATTAGTATTGTTAATGTTTATTTCAATGTTTCCAGGAATGATAACTGGATCATCAACAGCATCTGTATTGACAGCAGGAAGTATTGTTGCCCCTATATTGATGCTTATAGGAATACCTATGATAGAAACAGCTACTATCATAGCTCTTGGAGGAATATTAGGTATGATAGCTCCTCCAGTTAATGTACCAGCTATGATTATAGGTGGAGGAATAGATATGCCTTATGTTGGGTTTACTATTCCACTATTATTATTGACAGTACCAGTAGCAATATTCTCAGTATTGTATCTTGGACTAAAACATGTAAATAAAATAGATTATAGCGAGATAAAAAATGAAATAGATTTTACAGCAATTGATGAATATGGAATGAAGCTGTATATACCTATCATTATAGCAATGTTTTTAATGACTATGGATAAAGTTGCTCCAAGCCTATTTGGTTTGGGAATGCCTTTAATATTTATATTGAGTGCTATATCAGGACTTTTCTGTGGTAAAAAAATAAACTTTTTTAAAGTTTCAAAAGAAGCAGTTAATCAAACTCTTCCAGTAATGGGAATTCTGATGGGAGTTGGAATGTTTATTCAAGTAATGACATTGACAGGAGTGAGAGGATATATTGTTGTAAACAGTTTAAGTCTTCCTCCATCTTTGATATATATTGCAATGGCTGTAACTATACCATTATTTGGAGCCGTATCATCATTTGGAGCAGCTTCAGTTCTTGGAGTACCTTTCTTAATGGTATTTTTATCACAAAATCAGATTATTACAGGTTCAGCTATATCATTTATAGCTTCTCTTGGAGATTTGATGCCTCCTACAGCACTTGCAGGAATATTTGCAGCTCAGGTAGTGGGAATGAAAGATTATACTCCTGTACTAAGAAAAGCAGCAGTTCCAGCAGTAGTTATCATAGTTTATTCTATAATTATGATAATCTTCTCTAACCAATTAGGTTCTATTATATACTAG
- a CDS encoding succinylglutamate desuccinylase/aspartoacylase family protein encodes MKGNRGTGIAMIFLSLIVAFLAGKEFLKMREPEPIVKGEGVTSMQKLSDYLPALKGTSGDSDVYILQGKEEGGSVLVLGGTHGNEPSGYMTAILMIENLKVDKGTVYILPRTNGSGLTHNDPQEGSPQRFTLKTPYGERWFRYGSRATNPLDQWPDPDVYIHAASGQQLSGNETRNINRAYPGRPDGTYTEKMAYAITEMIRKNKIDMTIDLHEASPEYPVINAIVSHERAMPITSQVVMNMEFDDIAIGLEPSPVSLRGLTHRELGDYTDTYAVLMESANAAQGRLRGRTDEALVLTGKDPRYVEAQKLGRLFVPYDENGHPLEERVGRHLTGVVQLVTVMGENEPEKEIIMGGVPSYSELLENGVGQYLKEVK; translated from the coding sequence ATGAAAGGAAATAGAGGAACAGGAATTGCAATGATTTTTCTTTCTCTGATTGTTGCATTTCTAGCAGGAAAAGAATTTTTAAAAATGAGGGAACCAGAACCTATAGTAAAAGGGGAAGGAGTAACTTCAATGCAAAAATTAAGTGATTATCTTCCAGCGTTAAAAGGAACTTCTGGTGATAGTGATGTCTATATCCTTCAAGGAAAAGAAGAAGGTGGAAGTGTTCTTGTATTAGGAGGAACTCATGGAAATGAACCTTCAGGATATATGACAGCGATACTTATGATAGAGAACTTGAAAGTTGATAAAGGAACTGTATATATTCTTCCAAGAACTAATGGAAGTGGACTTACACATAATGACCCTCAAGAAGGATCACCACAAAGATTTACCCTAAAAACTCCATATGGAGAAAGATGGTTTAGATATGGTTCAAGAGCAACTAACCCTCTAGATCAATGGCCTGATCCTGATGTATATATCCATGCAGCATCTGGACAACAGCTTTCAGGAAATGAAACTAGGAATATCAATAGAGCATATCCTGGAAGACCTGATGGAACTTATACAGAGAAAATGGCTTATGCAATAACAGAAATGATAAGAAAAAATAAAATAGATATGACTATTGATCTTCATGAAGCATCTCCTGAATATCCAGTAATAAATGCTATAGTATCTCATGAAAGAGCAATGCCAATAACATCACAAGTTGTTATGAATATGGAATTTGATGATATAGCAATTGGATTAGAACCATCTCCAGTATCTTTAAGGGGACTCACTCATAGAGAATTGGGAGATTATACAGATACTTATGCTGTGCTTATGGAATCAGCAAATGCTGCTCAAGGAAGACTTAGAGGAAGAACAGATGAAGCTCTTGTATTGACAGGAAAAGATCCAAGATATGTAGAAGCTCAAAAGTTAGGAAGATTATTTGTTCCTTATGATGAAAATGGACATCCTTTAGAGGAAAGAGTAGGAAGACACTTGACAGGAGTTGTTCAACTTGTTACAGTAATGGGTGAAAATGAACCTGAAAAAGAAATCATAATGGGAGGAGTTCCATCTTATTCTGAACTTCTTGAAAATGGTGTAGGACAATATCTGAAAGAGGTAAAATAG
- a CDS encoding M99 family carboxypeptidase catalytic domain-containing protein, whose amino-acid sequence MIKKILFIFIFNSIICYPNEKVSLTEIDYFKIGRGKPIVMVIGGIHGDEISGIEMAKELAEYKISKGTLIIIPEANKEAVKNGNRTEYYMQDLNRSFFQNNNDRASKIAQEITKVIEEYKPNIILDYHESYYNYDENKDPNFYIGNVLIFQENIIDEYPELIFSLLEEGFIPLQGAEKGSLNREVSEKMNISVITIESSREDTVEVRKEKYETVFKKTLKYLKME is encoded by the coding sequence TTGATAAAAAAAATCTTGTTTATATTTATTTTTAATTCTATTATATGCTATCCAAATGAAAAAGTTTCATTAACTGAAATTGATTATTTTAAAATTGGAAGGGGAAAGCCAATAGTTATGGTAATTGGTGGAATACATGGTGATGAAATATCTGGAATAGAAATGGCTAAAGAGCTTGCAGAATATAAAATTTCAAAGGGAACTCTTATAATAATTCCAGAAGCAAATAAAGAGGCAGTAAAAAACGGAAATAGAACTGAATATTATATGCAGGATTTAAACAGATCTTTTTTTCAGAATAATAATGACAGAGCATCTAAAATAGCTCAGGAAATTACAAAAGTAATAGAAGAGTACAAACCAAATATAATATTGGACTATCATGAATCCTATTACAATTATGATGAAAATAAAGATCCAAATTTTTACATTGGAAATGTCCTGATTTTTCAAGAAAATATAATAGATGAATATCCAGAACTTATATTCAGCTTACTTGAAGAGGGGTTTATCCCTCTTCAAGGGGCAGAAAAAGGAAGTTTAAATAGAGAAGTTTCAGAAAAAATGAATATTTCAGTAATAACAATTGAAAGTTCTAGAGAAGATACAGTAGAAGTGAGAAAAGAAAAATATGAAACTGTTTTTAAGAAAACCTTAAAATATTTAAAAATGGAGTAA